The sequence below is a genomic window from Candidatus Dormiibacterota bacterium.
GCGGCGCTCGGCACGGCGTTTACCGCGGAGCAAGCCACCGAGCTACGCAAATATGCGGACAACGTCTTTCTCTGTTTCGACGGCGACGCCGCGGGGAGCAGCGCTGCAACCAAAGCGGTCGATATTGCGTCAAAGGTTATCGAACACACGGGATCCAGCGTCCGGATCGTCGCCCTGCCACAGGGCGAGGACCCGGATAGTTTCGTGAAGGCCCGGGGTGCCGCCGGGTTCGCGCGGCTCCTCGAACTGGCAAAACCCGCAATCGAGTACAAGCTCGATCCGGAGATCGATCGGCTCGCAGCCGGATTCGATTCCCCGTCCGCGGTTGCGCGTAGCGCCGAGGCGCTGATTCGAGAGATGACGCCGCGTGAAGAATGGGACCGCTGGCGCGTGTATGTTGCCGGACGACTGAAGGTGAACGTAGATGACCTTCGGAATAGCCGATTCCTCGCGAACAGCGCAAATTTCGCTCCCCGCACCGGTGCGCCGGGCGTGGTCGGAAGCCGCCATGTCTCCGTACACGGGGCAGCGCGCGGCACGCAGGGCGAGTCCGCCGCATTCGAGCGCGATGTCCTGGAGATCGTTTTCGAGGATCCGGCGCTCGCGCGGGAGTTCGGCGATCGCATCGAACCGTCGCGGTTCCGAAACACCGTTTTTCGGGAAATGTACGAACGGATCGTCCGGAGCGCGGACGATTTGCGCGACACGGCGGACGTCTTCTCGCTCTTCGGGCAGGACGATGCGGCGCTCGAGGTGCTCGCGCAGTTGGGCCGCCGGGATCGAAGCTCGACCGTTCGTTACGGCGACCGGGAAGAGCGGCGAGGCCATTTGGAGCGGGTGGTCGAGCGGTTCGCGCACGAAGACGCGCACCGGCGGTACAAGGAACTAGACGTTCGGACGAACGAGATGCTCACGCAGGGGCAACCCATTCCCGAAGAGCTGTGGCGAGAGTTCGAGACGCTTCGGGCCAAACTAAAAAGATAAATCGGTAGGACGACATTAACAACCAGAGAGAAACAGCGCAGCAGGCGCAGACCCCAGAGCATACGAGAAAGGAGGTGAGGAGTACAAATATGGCACGCAAGAAGGCAAGTGCGGCAGCGACGCAGACCCCGACGCTGACGCTGGACGAACTCAAGAAGAAGCTGGTCGCTCGCGGTAAAGTGAGCGGATCGCTGACCTATGAGGAAATCAACGCGGCGTTCGACGCGCTCGACGACGTCAACCCGGACCAGATCGACGAATTATTTGAAGAGATCTCTGCCATGGGCATCGAGATCGTCGACGAAACCAAAGAAGAGAAGCCCGAAGTTGAGGCCGGCGTCGAAGAACCGATCCCCGAAGGGGTATCGCTCGAAGACCCCGTGCGCATGTATCTCAAGGAGATCGGCCGCGTCCCGTTGCTCTCGATGGAGCAAGAGAAATCGCTGGCCATGCGCATCGAAGCCGGAGTGCTCGAATTGGGCAAGAACGGCACCGCCGATTCCGGCATCGTCGTTACCGGCGAAGAAGCGAAACGCCAGCTCACCGAGGCCAACCTGCGGCTCGTGGTTTCGATTGCGAAGAAGTACGTTGGACGCGGCATGCTGTTCCTGGATCTTATCCAGGAGGGGAACCTCGGCCTCATTCGTGCCGTCGAGAAGTTCGATTATCGCAAGGGCTACAAGTTCTCGACCTATGCGACGTGGTGGATCCGTCAGGCGATCACACGCGCGCTTGCCGACCAGGCTCGTACGATTCGCATACCCGTGCACATGGTTGAAACGATCAATCGCTTGATCAAAATTTCGCGCCAGCTCTTGCAAGAGCTAGGCCGCGAACCGACGGTCGAGGAGATTGCCGAGACGATGGGGCTTACCCCGGAGAAGGTCCGCGAGGTCATGAAGATTTCGCAGGAACCGATCTCGCTCGAAACCCCGATCGGCGAAGAAGAAGATTCGCATTTAGGCGATTTCATCGAAGATCAAGAAGCGGTCGCTCCGGCCGAAGCCGCATCGGTGATGTTGCTCAAAGAGAAAATGGCCGACGTCTTGCAAAACCTCACCGAGCGCGAGCGCAAAGTCTTGGTCCTGCGTTTCGGCTTGGAGGACGGCCACCAGCGGACGCTCGAGGAAGTCGGCCAAGAGTTCGGCGTCACGCGGGAACGCATCCGCCAGATCGAAGCCAAAGCCCTACGCAAGCTGCGCCACCCATCGCGCGGTAAAGCGCTCAAGGACTACTGGTCGAACGAGTAGCCGATCGAGGATTGGATGCTCGCGCTCGCTCTAGCCGTCCTCGTCGCAAGCCCGACGCCGGCTCCGCCCGCCCTGCGAACGATTCAGACGGTGAAGTCTACGCCGTTTTGTAGCGCCCTGCAACGCCACTTCAACGCGGCGTTCGTTCCGATGCTCGGCAACAACCGGTCGTTGCGTATCGTCGGCGGGCAGCTCGACGATTTGAACGGCCTATTCACGCGGCCGACATACGCGAGCGATTTCTACGTCTTGCGCGGCCACCTGATGCAACAAGTCGGTGAGATCGACCGCTCGCTTCCGCAGATCGGAG
It includes:
- the dnaG gene encoding DNA primase; its protein translation is MKFDQGAIREIHARIDIASFIGQYVPLKKRGNDLVGLCPFHGEKTPSFHVHPDRGFFKCFGCGVGGDVITFIQKLENLPFADAARMLAAKAGVELEPENPQTARSRSEREAIYEANRIATEFFERALADARGTAARAYCEARGFGAATIEKFHIGYAPDSWDALTLELRSHGVDLDLAAKAGLVKEGQRGHYDFYRDRLMVPTYATTGEAIAFGGRAIGGGEPKYLNTTTTPVYTKGRHLFALNVARRSAASNRTLIVVEGYLDCIALHQAGFENAVAALGTAFTAEQATELRKYADNVFLCFDGDAAGSSAATKAVDIASKVIEHTGSSVRIVALPQGEDPDSFVKARGAAGFARLLELAKPAIEYKLDPEIDRLAAGFDSPSAVARSAEALIREMTPREEWDRWRVYVAGRLKVNVDDLRNSRFLANSANFAPRTGAPGVVGSRHVSVHGAARGTQGESAAFERDVLEIVFEDPALAREFGDRIEPSRFRNTVFREMYERIVRSADDLRDTADVFSLFGQDDAALEVLAQLGRRDRSSTVRYGDREERRGHLERVVERFAHEDAHRRYKELDVRTNEMLTQGQPIPEELWREFETLRAKLKR
- the rpoD gene encoding RNA polymerase sigma factor RpoD is translated as MARKKASAAATQTPTLTLDELKKKLVARGKVSGSLTYEEINAAFDALDDVNPDQIDELFEEISAMGIEIVDETKEEKPEVEAGVEEPIPEGVSLEDPVRMYLKEIGRVPLLSMEQEKSLAMRIEAGVLELGKNGTADSGIVVTGEEAKRQLTEANLRLVVSIAKKYVGRGMLFLDLIQEGNLGLIRAVEKFDYRKGYKFSTYATWWIRQAITRALADQARTIRIPVHMVETINRLIKISRQLLQELGREPTVEEIAETMGLTPEKVREVMKISQEPISLETPIGEEEDSHLGDFIEDQEAVAPAEAASVMLLKEKMADVLQNLTERERKVLVLRFGLEDGHQRTLEEVGQEFGVTRERIRQIEAKALRKLRHPSRGKALKDYWSNE